One region of Thalassoroseus pseudoceratinae genomic DNA includes:
- a CDS encoding FKBP-type peptidyl-prolyl cis-trans isomerase: protein MLLRTLMVVAVAVGCFAQLGCAKPDSRQTADNADPASRTTPSRLGPDGPDAQKEFTKTPTGLKYRVLRKGDGRTPTAQDTVLADYKGWLDDGTVFDSSYRRAEPIAFPLSGVVKGWTEGLQHVREGGKIELEIPSELGYGADPPPGIPPNATLHFIVELREVK from the coding sequence ATGCTTTTGCGAACGTTAATGGTTGTTGCTGTTGCGGTGGGATGTTTCGCTCAACTCGGTTGTGCCAAGCCGGATTCTCGGCAAACGGCAGACAACGCCGATCCCGCGAGCCGCACCACGCCCTCGCGATTAGGTCCTGACGGCCCCGATGCCCAAAAAGAGTTCACCAAGACCCCCACCGGGCTGAAATACCGCGTGCTCCGCAAAGGCGATGGACGCACACCAACCGCACAAGACACCGTCCTCGCCGACTACAAAGGGTGGCTCGACGATGGCACCGTCTTCGACAGTTCCTACCGACGCGCCGAACCAATTGCGTTCCCGTTGAGCGGAGTCGTCAAAGGTTGGACGGAAGGTCTGCAACACGTTCGTGAAGGCGGCAAGATCGAATTGGAAATCCCCTCCGAACTTGGTTACGGAGCCGATCCTCCTCCGGGAATCCCACCAAACGCCACGCTGCACTTCATCGTCGAACTCCGTGAAGTGAAGTAA
- a CDS encoding HEAT repeat domain-containing protein — MSDVSQWIQALSSDDVTTRRSAAKQLAQNGPDAQAAAVPLVRCAGDDDEQVREWAVGALEELGPPPADEISSLEQLATDANSDIAWWSVTLLGRLKNTAAPAVPTLVQVLKTSDATNVQERTVWALDQISIVTEDVLAALEVAAKSPSPRLSRLAIRTQQRLNP, encoded by the coding sequence ATGTCCGACGTTTCACAGTGGATTCAAGCGTTATCAAGTGACGATGTCACCACGCGCCGCTCGGCTGCCAAGCAACTCGCCCAAAATGGGCCGGATGCCCAAGCCGCCGCCGTACCGCTGGTGCGATGTGCAGGGGATGACGACGAACAAGTACGGGAATGGGCCGTTGGTGCTCTCGAAGAACTCGGCCCGCCCCCGGCAGACGAAATCTCATCTCTCGAACAACTCGCAACGGACGCCAACTCCGATATCGCATGGTGGTCGGTCACACTGCTCGGACGCCTCAAAAACACCGCCGCCCCCGCCGTGCCGACTCTGGTGCAGGTTTTGAAAACTTCTGACGCCACCAACGTCCAAGAACGCACCGTCTGGGCTCTCGATCAAATCAGCATCGTCACCGAAGACGTGCTCGCCGCCCTCGAAGTCGCGGCAAAATCGCCATCACCACGCCTCTCTAGACTAGCTATCCGCACACAACAACGGCTGAACCCCTAA